In Streptomyces sp. NBC_01707, a genomic segment contains:
- a CDS encoding CAP domain-containing protein, producing MRKHRRKSYYRPIAIAVIAVGAVGVPSAAMACLGTQGDASGRPSGHWENVSSHKRWTGSSWGHEPTAGASKPPTATPTAPQTTASPAAPATTAPASGATARVLTLVNNERSKAGCSPLTTNAKLTKAAQDHSKDMASHRNMSHTGSDGSSPGDRITRAGYSWSSYGENVAYGYSTPEKVMAAWMSSPGHKRNILDCSFKEIGIGLAQPDSYWTQDFGTAR from the coding sequence ATGAGGAAGCACCGCAGGAAGTCGTACTACCGGCCGATAGCCATCGCTGTCATCGCCGTGGGAGCCGTGGGTGTGCCCTCCGCCGCCATGGCGTGCCTGGGTACTCAGGGTGATGCGAGTGGTCGCCCCTCCGGCCACTGGGAGAACGTGAGCTCCCACAAGCGGTGGACGGGCTCGTCCTGGGGTCATGAGCCGACAGCCGGAGCGTCGAAGCCCCCCACTGCGACTCCCACCGCACCGCAGACCACCGCGTCCCCCGCCGCACCTGCCACGACCGCACCGGCATCCGGGGCCACGGCCCGCGTGCTGACGCTCGTCAACAACGAGCGCAGCAAGGCCGGATGCTCCCCGCTGACCACGAACGCGAAGCTGACCAAGGCCGCTCAGGACCACAGCAAGGACATGGCATCCCACCGGAACATGTCCCACACGGGCTCCGACGGGTCGTCGCCCGGCGACCGGATCACGCGTGCCGGTTACAGCTGGAGCTCCTACGGCGAGAACGTCGCCTACGGCTACTCCACGCCCGAGAAGGTCATGGCGGCCTGGATGTCCAGCCCGGGCCACAAGCGCAACATCCTCGACTGCTCGTTCAAGGAGATCGGCATCGGCCTCGCGCAGCCCGACAGCTACTGGACCCAGGACTTCGGCACGGCCCGATAG
- the dacB gene encoding D-alanyl-D-alanine carboxypeptidase/D-alanyl-D-alanine-endopeptidase: MSSAITPGRSSSRNSQRVLTVLGLLLAGSVAAFGLAWVTPSKELAGLDPRIASIMHKPYYPHAQWGLFQQNPATGEIVQTRSADQFFIPGSVAKLFSVSGTWHTLGSDHRFVTPVHAVGKRQGATLTGDLALVAQGDLTLGGRTRADGTVAFTAIDHTYADDVPGATLTPQNPLAGIDQLAQQVRDSGITKVDGDVIVDARLFRPDPELDPTPTPLIINDNVIDLLTTPGEGAGAPARLDWRPHVASYTVSSTVRTVAAGKPTDITVEPSADGTRIKLSGTIAADSDPVLRVSDIRDPNTFGRTALIEALKRAGVEVTAKPVGPNPAGRLPRSYEGAPEVARFTSPSYGEYARLILKVSHNLGANLGICLMAASTGSSRCADGFPVFAKFLDAAKVDRKTVQLADGRGGDPSDRTTPRAVAQILTYWQGTSDATRFREALPTLGVDGSLASSCRSCPARGLVSAKTGTVAGGDLVNDRLGVGAETIAGYLETGKGQYDVFFAGVNGASAPDIKGVLAIGNDMADIAAYLQEGPSGAS, encoded by the coding sequence ATGTCATCAGCCATCACGCCAGGCCGGAGCAGCAGCCGGAACAGCCAGCGTGTCCTCACCGTCCTAGGCCTCCTGCTCGCCGGCAGCGTGGCCGCGTTCGGCCTTGCCTGGGTGACGCCGTCGAAGGAGCTGGCCGGCCTCGACCCGCGCATCGCGTCGATCATGCACAAGCCCTACTACCCGCATGCCCAGTGGGGGCTGTTCCAGCAGAACCCGGCGACCGGCGAGATCGTGCAGACGCGCTCCGCCGACCAGTTCTTCATCCCCGGGTCGGTGGCCAAACTGTTCAGCGTCAGCGGCACCTGGCACACCCTCGGCAGCGATCACCGCTTCGTCACACCGGTGCACGCCGTCGGAAAGCGCCAGGGCGCGACCCTCACCGGGGACCTGGCCCTCGTCGCCCAGGGCGACCTGACCCTCGGTGGCCGTACGCGTGCGGACGGCACCGTCGCCTTCACCGCCATCGACCACACCTACGCCGACGACGTCCCCGGAGCGACCCTCACCCCGCAGAATCCGCTGGCCGGCATCGACCAGTTGGCCCAGCAGGTGCGTGACTCAGGGATCACCAAGGTGGACGGTGACGTGATCGTGGACGCGCGGCTGTTCCGTCCCGACCCGGAGCTCGATCCGACCCCGACGCCGCTGATCATCAACGACAACGTGATCGATCTGCTCACCACCCCGGGCGAAGGTGCCGGGGCACCGGCCCGGCTCGACTGGCGTCCGCACGTGGCGTCGTACACCGTGTCGTCCACCGTCCGTACCGTCGCGGCCGGCAAACCCACCGACATCACGGTCGAACCCTCCGCCGACGGCACCCGCATCAAGCTCTCCGGCACCATCGCCGCCGATTCCGACCCGGTCCTGCGGGTGTCGGACATCCGCGATCCGAACACCTTCGGCCGTACCGCCTTGATCGAGGCACTGAAGCGGGCCGGGGTCGAGGTCACCGCCAAACCCGTGGGACCCAACCCGGCCGGCCGCCTGCCCCGGTCGTACGAGGGCGCGCCGGAGGTGGCCCGGTTCACTTCTCCGTCCTACGGCGAATACGCCCGGCTCATCCTCAAGGTGAGCCACAACCTCGGGGCGAATCTCGGGATCTGCCTCATGGCTGCCAGCACGGGCAGTTCCCGGTGCGCCGACGGCTTCCCCGTGTTCGCGAAGTTCCTGGACGCCGCCAAGGTGGACCGCAAGACGGTTCAGCTCGCCGACGGCCGCGGCGGCGACCCGAGCGACCGCACCACCCCCCGCGCCGTCGCCCAGATCCTCACGTACTGGCAGGGCACCTCCGACGCGACCCGCTTCCGGGAGGCGCTGCCGACGCTGGGCGTCGACGGGTCCCTCGCGTCATCCTGCCGGAGCTGCCCCGCCCGCGGCCTGGTCTCCGCCAAGACGGGCACCGTCGCGGGTGGTGACCTCGTCAACGACCGGCTGGGCGTGGGCGCGGAGACCATCGCCGGGTATCTGGAGACCGGCAAGGGACAGTACGACGTGTTCTTCGCCGGGGTGAACGGTGCGTCGGCGCCCGACATCAAGGGCGTGCTGGCGATCGGGAACGACATGGCCGACATCGCCGCGTATCTCCAGGAGGGCCCGAGCGGCGCCTCCTGA
- a CDS encoding HAD-IIA family hydrolase: protein MERIGVSGAALIDIDGVLTVDWQPLPGAVAAMERLRSAGLPLALVTNTTSRTRARIAAKLAGAGFPIGEDDILTAPSVTAAYLREHYPGARCAVLNSGDVSEDLAGVTLVDVAEGAGVDVVVVGGAGDAFGYAALNAAFRHLQRGARLVAMHRNLYWRTSEGLDLDTGAFLPGLERAARVEAEVTGKPAEAFYATALAHLGAVASETLMVGDDIETDVLAAQRFGITGVLVRTGKYLPETHRSATGTPDHVLDSFADLPALLRR from the coding sequence ATGGAACGAATCGGAGTGTCCGGAGCGGCCCTGATCGACATCGACGGCGTGCTCACCGTGGACTGGCAGCCGCTGCCCGGCGCCGTGGCGGCCATGGAGCGGCTGCGTTCCGCCGGACTCCCGCTCGCCCTGGTCACCAACACCACGTCCCGCACCCGCGCCCGCATCGCCGCGAAACTGGCCGGGGCGGGCTTCCCCATCGGCGAGGACGACATCCTCACCGCACCGTCGGTCACCGCCGCGTATCTGCGCGAGCACTACCCCGGCGCCCGGTGCGCGGTGCTCAACAGCGGCGACGTGAGCGAAGACCTGGCGGGCGTGACCCTCGTCGACGTGGCGGAGGGCGCCGGGGTGGACGTGGTCGTCGTGGGAGGCGCGGGCGACGCGTTCGGCTACGCGGCCCTCAACGCGGCCTTCCGACACCTCCAGCGCGGCGCCAGGCTGGTCGCGATGCACCGGAACCTGTACTGGCGCACGTCGGAAGGGTTGGACCTCGACACCGGGGCCTTCCTCCCGGGGCTGGAACGGGCCGCCCGGGTCGAGGCGGAAGTCACCGGCAAGCCCGCCGAGGCGTTCTACGCCACCGCGCTGGCCCACCTCGGCGCCGTCGCGTCCGAGACGCTGATGGTGGGTGACGACATCGAGACCGACGTACTGGCGGCGCAGCGCTTCGGCATCACCGGCGTACTGGTCAGGACCGGCAAATACCTGCCCGAGACACACAGGTCCGCCACCGGCACCCCGGACCACGTCCTGGACTCCTTCGCGGACCTGCCCGCGCTGCTGAGGCGGTGA
- a CDS encoding PH domain-containing protein, which yields MALFGNAHTIDTATAQQDFARLLGQGEQVHAAYLLIRDTILFTDRRLLLVDKQGITGKKVEYHSVPYRSITHFAVETAGTFDLDAELKIWVSGTSLPIQKTFTKGVDIYEVQAILTQFVAK from the coding sequence ATGGCACTGTTCGGGAACGCGCACACCATCGATACGGCGACGGCGCAGCAGGACTTCGCGCGGCTGCTGGGCCAGGGCGAGCAGGTACATGCCGCGTACCTGCTGATACGCGACACCATCCTCTTCACCGACCGGCGCCTCCTCCTCGTCGACAAGCAGGGGATCACCGGCAAGAAGGTGGAGTACCACTCCGTGCCGTACCGGAGCATCACGCATTTCGCCGTGGAGACCGCCGGCACGTTCGACCTCGACGCGGAGCTCAAGATCTGGGTCTCGGGCACCTCGCTGCCGATCCAGAAGACCTTCACCAAGGGCGTCGACATCTACGAGGTACAGGCGATCCTCACCCAGTTCGTGGCGAAGTAG
- a CDS encoding alpha/beta hydrolase: MTTYSNRALLLVLSATAVATSLTAATVPTAQAAPAKSGVSVPALTWRPCAQPGGPAEQECADLPVPLDYADPAGPQLTLAVSRLRSDRPEARRGTLIVIPGGPGGAGVQRLTQKGAALSKEMAGAYDLVGLDPRGTGGSTRANCGLDEDDRYMTSLRSWPEPGGDITENVVRSRRTAEACARNGGAVLRSFTTANEVRDIDRFRQALGEEKLSAWGVSYGTYVGAAYAQKYPQHTDRWVLDSSGDPDPARVARGWLANMSQAADDRFRDFAAWASDPAREAEGLRLARRAEDVRPSFLLLAAKLDREPKATTTAGVALTGNRLRQALQSALYSDASFEQTARLVLAAQDPAATPVLPADLANPLPDQDAAVMVAVICNDVRWPASVSSYRRAVAADRVRHPLTAGMPANITPCAFWKDAPAEKPTTITSKGPSNILMIQNLRDPATPYFGALKMREALGDRARLVTVDHGGHGVYLGNGDACGTGKVTEFLTTGARPAQDAYCAD, encoded by the coding sequence ATGACCACTTACAGCAATCGGGCCCTGCTTCTCGTGCTCTCGGCGACCGCCGTCGCCACGTCCCTGACGGCGGCCACCGTCCCGACGGCCCAGGCCGCACCGGCGAAGTCCGGCGTGTCCGTCCCCGCCCTCACCTGGCGGCCCTGTGCCCAGCCCGGCGGCCCCGCCGAGCAGGAGTGCGCAGACCTGCCCGTACCGCTCGACTACGCCGACCCGGCCGGTCCGCAGCTCACCCTCGCCGTCTCCCGTCTGCGCAGTGACCGTCCCGAGGCGCGGCGCGGCACGCTGATCGTGATCCCCGGCGGCCCGGGCGGCGCCGGGGTGCAGCGGCTGACGCAGAAGGGGGCGGCATTGAGCAAGGAAATGGCGGGGGCGTACGACCTGGTCGGCCTCGATCCGCGCGGGACCGGCGGCAGTACGCGGGCGAACTGCGGGCTCGACGAGGACGACCGGTACATGACGAGCCTGCGCTCCTGGCCGGAACCGGGCGGTGACATCACGGAGAACGTCGTCCGGTCCCGGCGTACCGCCGAGGCCTGCGCCCGCAACGGGGGCGCCGTGCTCCGCAGCTTCACCACGGCGAACGAGGTGCGCGACATCGACCGCTTCCGGCAGGCGCTGGGTGAGGAGAAACTGTCGGCGTGGGGCGTCTCGTACGGTACGTACGTAGGCGCCGCGTACGCGCAGAAGTACCCGCAGCACACCGACCGTTGGGTGCTGGACAGCAGCGGTGACCCCGACCCGGCCCGGGTCGCGCGCGGCTGGCTGGCCAACATGTCGCAGGCGGCGGACGACCGCTTCCGGGACTTCGCGGCCTGGGCATCGGATCCGGCGCGGGAGGCCGAAGGGCTGCGACTGGCACGACGGGCCGAGGACGTACGGCCGTCGTTCCTCCTCCTGGCGGCGAAGCTGGACCGTGAGCCGAAGGCGACGACCACGGCGGGCGTCGCGCTGACCGGCAACCGGCTGCGGCAGGCGCTGCAGAGCGCTCTCTACAGCGACGCCTCGTTCGAGCAGACCGCCCGGCTCGTCCTGGCGGCCCAGGACCCGGCCGCCACACCGGTTCTTCCGGCCGATCTGGCGAACCCGCTGCCGGACCAGGACGCCGCGGTCATGGTGGCCGTCATCTGCAACGACGTGCGCTGGCCGGCATCCGTCTCCTCGTACCGGAGGGCGGTGGCCGCCGACCGGGTGCGTCACCCGCTGACGGCCGGGATGCCGGCCAACATCACGCCCTGCGCGTTCTGGAAGGACGCACCCGCCGAGAAGCCGACCACGATCACCTCGAAGGGCCCGTCCAACATCCTGATGATCCAGAACCTCCGGGACCCCGCTACCCCGTACTTCGGCGCGCTGAAGATGCGTGAGGCCCTGGGCGACCGTGCGCGGCTCGTCACGGTCGACCACGGGGGGCACGGTGTCTACCTGGGCAACGGCGACGCGTGCGGCACGGGCAAGGTCACCGAGTTCCTCACGACGGGGGCGCGCCCGGCGCAGGACGCGTACTGCGCGGACTGA
- a CDS encoding polyprenol monophosphomannose synthase: MEKTSPKVVVVVPTYNERTNLPILVDLLTDLHVPNLHVLVVDDNSPDGTGQVADRLATETSGTVGVLHRTEKNGLGRAYVAGMTRALEEEADVVIQMDADLSHPASVVPLMVEKLFADDAAVVIGSRYVEGGSLATEWPWHRKALSAWANFYVNAILRLHVKDATAGFKAWRADSLKAIDLPSIRSNGYSFQVEMNYRTVRRGLRIVEVPIRFEERVNGESKLGLRVQIESAIAPWKLLFGRRNS, translated from the coding sequence GTGGAGAAGACTTCCCCGAAGGTCGTGGTGGTCGTCCCCACCTACAACGAGCGGACGAACCTGCCCATCCTCGTCGATCTGCTCACGGATCTGCACGTACCGAATCTGCATGTTCTGGTGGTGGACGACAATTCGCCCGACGGCACGGGCCAGGTCGCGGACCGGCTCGCGACCGAGACCTCGGGCACGGTCGGCGTTCTGCACCGGACGGAGAAGAACGGGCTGGGCCGCGCGTATGTCGCCGGTATGACACGCGCGCTCGAAGAAGAAGCGGACGTCGTCATTCAGATGGATGCCGACCTCTCCCACCCGGCTTCGGTGGTCCCGCTCATGGTCGAGAAACTCTTCGCCGACGATGCCGCTGTCGTGATCGGTTCCCGCTACGTGGAGGGCGGTTCGCTCGCGACCGAGTGGCCTTGGCACCGCAAGGCGCTCTCCGCCTGGGCGAATTTCTACGTCAACGCGATTCTGCGGCTGCACGTGAAGGATGCCACGGCCGGTTTCAAGGCATGGCGTGCGGATTCCCTGAAAGCGATCGATCTGCCCTCCATCCGCAGCAACGGGTATTCCTTCCAGGTGGAGATGAACTACCGGACGGTCAGGCGCGGACTGAGAATCGTCGAGGTGCCGATCAGATTCGAGGAGCGGGTCAACGGCGAATCGAAGCTCGGGCTGCGCGTACAGATCGAGTCGGCGATCGCACCGTGGAAGCTGCTGTTCGGCAGGAGGAACAGTTGA
- a CDS encoding glycosyltransferase family 39 protein, giving the protein MWRDESVTYQVARRSLSEIWQLLGNADAVHGLYYFVMHALFAVGGDGLVTLRLPSVLATSVSAFLVAATGNRLVGPRTGLIGGLAFALLPMVQMYAQEGRSYAMVCALIALSTYLLVGAVDRSSRRRWTAYALTVVAAGWLHEFAVLALPAHGLTLYLSRLPRAPTRSWAVAAALSVAAVAPLALRSTGQSGQVSWIGWPHPGEWLVIAAVTLVGVLCAGYATKAAEPAMGTRARAGVLRLVRLALPLLIAPTATLLLASLHEPMYLDRYVLYSQLALALLIGAAVDRLWDAAGRTVRPAVSRSRAVLFGGAAAGVVVALLPVTLQMRTPDSRKDDVTAIAAQVRTMASDDAGVLFMPARRREWALSYPDDFRGLTDLALRRGPRAGNTLEGTEFSADRIRVRLRAFDRIVALTDPPGQPEDTFPEEAVKRDVLRQEFVVCRRVQVKGGQVTLYARPGRC; this is encoded by the coding sequence ATGTGGCGCGACGAGTCCGTGACGTACCAGGTCGCCCGTCGAAGCCTCTCCGAGATCTGGCAGCTGCTCGGCAATGCCGATGCGGTGCACGGCCTCTACTACTTCGTCATGCACGCGCTGTTCGCCGTGGGGGGCGACGGTCTCGTGACACTCCGGCTCCCGTCGGTGCTCGCGACTTCCGTCTCCGCCTTTCTGGTGGCGGCGACCGGGAACCGCCTCGTGGGCCCCCGTACCGGACTCATCGGCGGTCTTGCCTTCGCCCTCCTGCCCATGGTCCAGATGTACGCGCAGGAGGGCCGCTCCTACGCCATGGTGTGCGCGCTCATCGCCCTCTCCACCTACCTGCTCGTCGGCGCCGTCGACCGTTCCTCCCGCCGGCGCTGGACCGCGTACGCACTCACCGTCGTCGCCGCCGGATGGCTCCACGAATTCGCGGTCCTCGCCCTGCCCGCCCACGGCCTGACGCTGTACCTCTCGCGGCTGCCCCGGGCGCCGACGCGGTCCTGGGCGGTCGCCGCGGCGCTGTCCGTGGCCGCGGTCGCCCCCCTCGCCCTGCGGTCCACGGGCCAGTCGGGGCAGGTCTCCTGGATCGGGTGGCCGCATCCGGGCGAATGGCTCGTCATCGCGGCCGTCACCCTCGTCGGCGTGCTCTGCGCCGGGTACGCGACGAAGGCGGCGGAACCGGCCATGGGTACGAGGGCTCGGGCGGGCGTGCTCCGTCTGGTCAGGCTGGCCCTGCCGCTGCTGATCGCGCCCACGGCCACGCTCCTCCTCGCCTCCCTCCACGAGCCGATGTACCTGGACCGCTACGTCCTCTACTCCCAGCTCGCCCTGGCCCTGCTCATCGGGGCGGCCGTGGACCGGCTGTGGGACGCCGCGGGACGGACCGTCCGGCCGGCGGTGTCCCGGTCGCGGGCCGTGTTGTTCGGCGGCGCGGCGGCCGGCGTGGTCGTCGCGCTCCTCCCGGTGACGCTCCAGATGCGCACCCCGGACAGCCGCAAGGACGATGTCACCGCCATCGCCGCCCAGGTGCGGACCATGGCGTCGGACGACGCCGGTGTGCTCTTCATGCCGGCGCGACGGAGGGAATGGGCCCTCTCCTACCCGGACGACTTCCGGGGCCTGACCGATCTGGCCCTGCGGCGGGGCCCGAGGGCCGGCAACACCCTGGAAGGCACCGAGTTCTCCGCCGACCGCATCCGGGTCCGGCTGCGTGCGTTCGACCGGATCGTGGCGCTCACCGATCCGCCGGGGCAGCCGGAGGACACGTTTCCCGAGGAGGCGGTCAAGAGGGACGTCCTGCGGCAGGAATTCGTCGTCTGCCGCCGGGTGCAGGTCAAGGGTGGCCAGGTCACGCTGTACGCGCGGCCGGGCAGGTGCTGA
- the crcB gene encoding fluoride efflux transporter CrcB, with translation MSVPAQRAERSGRRWSGRQWPVVAVVALGGVLGACGRYGASLIWTTPPGGLPWTTLLVNVIGCAVIGVFMAVISDVRSVHRLVRPFFGTGVLGGFTTFSTYSVDIERLVDADRARTGIAYLGLTLLAALVAVWAAGWLTRRVLAWRQP, from the coding sequence ATGTCCGTCCCCGCGCAGCGGGCCGAGCGGTCGGGCCGGAGGTGGTCCGGCAGGCAGTGGCCCGTCGTCGCCGTCGTCGCCCTCGGCGGTGTGCTCGGGGCGTGCGGCCGCTACGGGGCTTCGCTGATCTGGACGACTCCGCCGGGTGGCCTCCCCTGGACGACGCTGCTGGTGAATGTCATCGGCTGTGCGGTGATCGGCGTGTTCATGGCGGTCATCAGCGATGTCCGGTCGGTGCACCGTCTGGTGCGGCCCTTCTTCGGTACAGGGGTGCTGGGCGGGTTCACCACGTTCTCCACCTACTCGGTGGACATCGAGCGGCTCGTGGACGCCGACCGGGCCCGTACCGGTATCGCGTATCTCGGGCTGACCCTGCTGGCGGCGCTGGTCGCCGTGTGGGCTGCGGGGTGGCTGACGCGCCGCGTGCTGGCATGGAGGCAGCCATGA
- a CDS encoding DUF190 domain-containing protein — MTRRSEGTPGSEGSGVTERGLRLTVLVGESDGWHHRPLYAEIVHRAHRAGLAGASVFRGIEGFGASSMIHTQRLLSLSEDLPVAVVIVDTEERIRAFLPLVDEVIGDGVAVLDACEVIHHPGREESR, encoded by the coding sequence ATGACGAGGAGGTCCGAGGGGACGCCCGGGTCCGAGGGGAGCGGGGTGACCGAACGGGGTCTGCGTCTGACCGTCCTCGTCGGGGAGTCCGACGGCTGGCACCACCGGCCCCTCTACGCGGAGATCGTGCACCGGGCGCACCGGGCGGGGCTGGCGGGCGCGAGTGTGTTCCGCGGCATCGAGGGGTTCGGCGCCTCTTCGATGATCCACACCCAGCGGCTGCTGTCGCTGAGCGAGGACCTGCCGGTGGCCGTCGTGATCGTGGACACGGAGGAGCGGATCCGCGCGTTCCTTCCGCTCGTCGACGAGGTGATCGGGGACGGCGTGGCCGTCCTGGACGCCTGCGAGGTCATCCACCACCCCGGCCGGGAGGAGAGCCGGTGA
- the crcB gene encoding fluoride efflux transporter CrcB: MNWLLVIVGAAIGAPLRYLTDRAVQSRHDTVFPWGTFTVNVAGSLVLGLLTGAVSAGAASSQVQLFVGTGLCGALTTYSTFSYETLRLAEGGAKFYAAANVVASVVAGLGAVFAGVAVAGALWA; the protein is encoded by the coding sequence GTGAACTGGCTGTTGGTGATCGTCGGCGCGGCGATCGGCGCACCACTGCGCTATCTGACCGACCGGGCGGTCCAGTCCCGGCACGACACGGTCTTCCCGTGGGGGACGTTCACGGTCAACGTGGCCGGCTCCCTGGTGCTGGGCCTGCTCACCGGAGCGGTGTCGGCCGGCGCGGCGTCGTCGCAGGTGCAGCTCTTCGTGGGTACGGGACTGTGCGGGGCGCTGACGACGTACTCGACGTTCAGCTACGAGACGCTGCGACTGGCGGAGGGCGGAGCGAAGTTCTACGCGGCGGCCAACGTCGTGGCGAGCGTGGTGGCGGGGCTGGGGGCGGTGTTCGCGGGGGTCGCGGTCGCCGGCGCGCTGTGGGCGTAG
- a CDS encoding SCO5918 family protein, giving the protein MRCVIARFPFDLFKSEVMESMKGIKPEPVTGDSVVIGRRVYPVKQVGEVITRQDRRDFTSGEVTRALTRLGFTCRTADLPVPATAPTPLEAASAMLGSATAV; this is encoded by the coding sequence ATGCGCTGCGTCATCGCCCGCTTCCCCTTCGACCTGTTCAAGAGCGAGGTCATGGAATCGATGAAGGGCATCAAGCCGGAGCCCGTCACAGGCGATTCGGTGGTCATCGGCCGCCGCGTCTATCCCGTCAAGCAGGTCGGCGAGGTGATCACCCGCCAGGACCGCCGCGACTTCACCTCCGGCGAGGTGACCCGCGCGCTGACCCGTCTCGGCTTCACCTGCCGTACCGCGGACCTGCCCGTCCCGGCGACCGCGCCGACACCGCTCGAGGCGGCGTCGGCGATGCTCGGATCGGCCACGGCCGTCTGA
- a CDS encoding DEAD/DEAH box helicase, which produces MNRTARTNDRYSRSGGFRSQAGSGQGGQSRYGAPGRSGAGSRSGSGGYGRRPAAKQGEFALPKTITPALPAAEAFADLDLPAPLLAALAAEGVTTPFPIQAATLPNSLAGRDVLGRGRTGSGKTLAFGLALLARTAGRRAEPRSPLALVLVPTRELAQQVTDALTPYAKSLRLRLATVVGGMSIGRQAGALRGGAEVVVATPGRLKDLIERGDARLDQVTITVLDEADQMADMGFMPQVTELLDQVAPEGQRMLFSATLDRNVDLLVRRYLNDPVVHSVDPAAGAVTTMEHHVLYVHGADKYATTTEIAARDGRVIMFLDTKHAVDKLTDHLLNSGVRAAALHGGKSQPQRTRTLTRFKTGHVTVLVATNVAARGIHVDNLDLVVNVDPPSDHKDYLHRGGRTARAGESGSVVTLVLPNQRREMTRLMADAGITPQIAQVRSGEAELNRITGAQAPSGVPVTITAPLTERARSGASSSRGRRSRPSQARRTSAGTSSSQSSARGESGSSPRRSAGNRAA; this is translated from the coding sequence ATGAACCGCACAGCTCGTACGAACGACCGTTACTCCCGCAGCGGTGGCTTCCGCTCCCAGGCCGGCAGCGGCCAGGGCGGCCAGAGCCGCTACGGCGCCCCGGGCCGCTCCGGCGCCGGTTCGCGTTCCGGTTCCGGTGGCTACGGTCGTCGGCCCGCCGCCAAGCAGGGCGAGTTCGCCCTGCCGAAGACCATCACCCCCGCGCTGCCCGCCGCCGAGGCGTTCGCCGATCTGGACCTGCCCGCGCCCCTGCTGGCGGCGCTCGCCGCCGAGGGCGTGACCACGCCGTTCCCGATCCAGGCGGCCACGCTGCCCAACTCGCTCGCCGGGCGTGACGTCCTCGGCCGCGGCCGCACCGGCTCGGGCAAGACGCTCGCCTTCGGCCTCGCCCTGCTGGCCCGTACCGCAGGCCGGCGCGCCGAGCCCCGCTCCCCGCTGGCCCTGGTCCTCGTCCCCACCCGGGAGCTGGCCCAGCAGGTCACCGACGCGCTCACGCCGTACGCCAAGTCGCTGAGACTGCGCCTGGCGACCGTCGTCGGCGGGATGTCGATCGGCCGCCAGGCCGGCGCGCTGCGCGGTGGCGCCGAAGTCGTCGTCGCCACGCCCGGCCGGCTCAAGGACCTCATCGAGCGCGGCGACGCCCGCCTCGACCAGGTCACCATCACCGTCCTCGACGAGGCCGACCAGATGGCCGACATGGGCTTCATGCCGCAGGTCACCGAGCTGCTCGACCAGGTGGCGCCCGAGGGCCAGCGGATGCTGTTCTCGGCCACCCTGGACCGTAACGTCGACCTGCTGGTCCGCCGTTACCTGAACGACCCGGTGGTCCACTCCGTCGACCCGGCGGCCGGTGCGGTCACGACGATGGAGCACCACGTGCTGTACGTCCACGGCGCCGACAAGTACGCCACCACGACGGAGATCGCGGCGCGCGACGGCCGGGTGATCATGTTCCTGGACACCAAGCACGCCGTGGACAAGCTCACCGACCACCTCCTCAACAGCGGCGTACGGGCTGCCGCGCTGCACGGCGGCAAGTCGCAGCCGCAGCGCACCCGCACCCTGACCCGGTTCAAGACCGGGCACGTCACGGTGCTGGTCGCCACGAACGTCGCGGCCCGAGGCATCCACGTCGACAACCTCGACCTGGTCGTCAACGTCGACCCGCCGAGCGACCACAAGGACTACCTGCACCGCGGCGGCCGCACGGCCCGCGCCGGTGAGTCCGGCAGCGTCGTCACGCTGGTGCTGCCCAACCAGCGCCGTGAGATGACCCGCCTGATGGCCGACGCGGGGATCACCCCGCAGATCGCCCAGGTCCGCTCCGGCGAGGCCGAGCTGAACCGGATCACCGGGGCACAGGCCCCGTCGGGTGTACCGGTCACCATCACGGCACCGCTGACGGAGCGCGCCAGGAGCGGCGCGTCGTCGTCCCGTGGCCGCCGCAGCCGCCCGTCACAGGCACGCCGCACGTCGGCCGGCACGTCCTCGTCGCAGTCCTCGGCCCGCGGGGAGAGCGGCAGTTCGCCGCGCAGGTCCGCGGGCAACCGTGCGGCCTGA
- a CDS encoding cold-shock protein — MATGTVKWFNAEKGFGFIEQDGGGADVFAHYSNIAASGFRELQEGQKVNFDVTQGQKGPQAENITPA, encoded by the coding sequence ATGGCTACTGGCACCGTTAAGTGGTTCAACGCGGAAAAGGGCTTCGGCTTCATCGAGCAGGACGGTGGCGGCGCTGACGTCTTCGCCCACTACTCGAACATCGCCGCGAGCGGCTTCCGTGAGCTGCAGGAGGGCCAGAAGGTGAACTTCGACGTCACGCAGGGCCAGAAGGGCCCGCAGGCGGAGAACATCACCCCCGCGTGA